In Geminocystis sp. M7585_C2015_104, a genomic segment contains:
- the mtnC gene encoding acireductone synthase, whose amino-acid sequence MIRAILTDIEGTTSSISFVHEVLFPYAYNKMGDFLRENWNEPLVQKAVIQVAELENLSDYNPEVITSILRAWIKEDRKITPLKDLQGMIWEEGYNNGDFQSHVYQDAYEKLTQWHQENIPLYVYSSGSVQAQKLFFSHTTFGDLLYLFSGFFDTNIGSKKETKSYQRIAESLQIPPQQIIFLSDVLAEVDSASAAGMQTVWVIRDSSTFSQHQSTSSRHQVVPDFYHISLPLPS is encoded by the coding sequence ATGATTAGGGCTATTTTAACCGACATTGAAGGCACTACCAGTTCCATCTCTTTTGTTCACGAGGTTTTATTCCCCTATGCCTATAATAAAATGGGAGATTTTCTAAGGGAAAATTGGAATGAGCCCCTTGTACAAAAGGCAGTTATACAAGTAGCGGAACTAGAAAATTTATCGGACTACAATCCCGAAGTTATAACCTCCATCCTACGAGCATGGATTAAAGAAGACAGAAAAATTACCCCCTTAAAAGACTTACAAGGAATGATTTGGGAGGAGGGATACAATAATGGGGATTTCCAATCCCATGTCTACCAAGACGCCTATGAAAAACTAACCCAATGGCATCAAGAAAATATCCCCCTATATGTTTACTCCTCAGGCTCAGTGCAAGCACAAAAATTGTTCTTCTCCCACACTACCTTCGGAGACTTGTTATACCTATTCTCCGGCTTCTTCGATACTAATATAGGCTCAAAGAAAGAAACAAAATCCTATCAAAGAATAGCTGAATCCCTCCAGATACCCCCACAGCAAATTATCTTCCTTTCTGACGTTTTAGCCGAAGTGGATAGTGCCTCTGCCGCCGGCATGCAAACTGTCTGGGTAATCCGCGATTCCTCCACCTTTTCCCAACATCAAAGTACTTCCTCACGCCACCAGGTTGTACCTGATTTCTATCACATTTCTCTTCCCCTTCCCTCCTGA